The proteins below come from a single Mya arenaria isolate MELC-2E11 chromosome 8, ASM2691426v1 genomic window:
- the LOC128242545 gene encoding uncharacterized protein LOC128242545, with translation MKAVRGSLLIKMLKESNLLRDCGFGKLVFFLLRMFVDYDAFFPLKPMDLNCKASQAQEIVSIDLKKELISVFKNALKQTKRALDLYTDCSSIVKYFKEAFLEYLRNLSISRFKFNSVFPKRNYLSDTQIRLTNGTSGSCQNHWISLRNVNNTFVSSFKQLHCSPVINRISTTTPMVCVVLPYYGTFHQSYTHIVMVISEINLLCICASNIQNNLKMCAYFVLLCHHILTFCLIQCSWVLMTSYVKSTLRNNDISTYSVSCLREKIWLPLDQIHYHRTYTIFPAFAPMMSIVDRLAKKEKVHPKESMRYEMMRFCTLRSYPAEGKPSVLKFAKAGFYYASNKDEVICYCCAKRISNWKPDDDPYQAHKRITPNCSFIVNNGDVNVPVSNVTVTNANDVLQKIITDLDDNNTVWRFDSENSDSDSENDIASDDDERNEDQNNRIPLVTENHMKETQFVPKQNYNVIDTVTRAKDSGFVSLPIEPTNTSVSLEEDCFRPKPQGGFASMAPISENRTIDPTFQTGMVLPLNDLSTHIKTIHTIAYQPTQNDPPRQRKSNRISRRRTRRQRQSPAPSDPPGIDIRKERAGETSAAYQQSSVPERKPTNKTAQYLKIPKYPKFSTLSSRISSFNQCPEIHVMPRTLAEAGFFLRRDR, from the exons ATGAAAGCAGTGAGGGGATCACTTCTGATAAAAATGCTGAAGGAAAGTAACTTACTTCGTGATTGTGGATTCGGGAAACTCGTGTTCTTCCTTTTAAGGATGTTTGTGGATTATGATGCCTTTTTCCCGCTCAAACCAATGGATCTAAATTGCAAAGCATCACAGGCACAAGAGATAGTGTCCATTGATTTGAAAAAGGAACTTATATCGGTTTTTAAAAACGCTTTAAAACAAACTAAGCGTGCATTAGATTTATACACTGACTGTTCGagcatagtaaaatattttaaagaggCTTTTTTGGAATATCTAAGAAATCTCAGTATTTCTCGATTTAAATTTAATAGTGTTTTTCCAAAAAGAAACTATTTGAGTGACACCCAAATTAGGTTGACAAATGGTACTTCTGGATCGTGTCAGAATCATTGGATATCATtgagaaatgtaaataacactTTCGTCTCATCGTTCAAACAACTACATTGTTCGCCAGTCATTAATAGAAtttcaacaacaacaccaatggTATGTGTAGTGTTACCATACTACGGGACTTTCCATCAATCTTATACTCATATAGTTATGGTCATATCCGAAATTAACCTATTGTGTATATGTGCAagtaacattcaaaataatttgaaaatgtgtgCGTATTTCGTTTTATTATGCCACCATATATTAACATTCTGTCTAATTCAATGTTCATGGGTATTGATGACATCGTACGTAAAAAGCACTTTGAGAAACAATGATATATCGACATATTCAGTGTCATGTCTGCGGGAGAAGATATGGCTACCACTTGACCAAATTCATTATCATCGGACGTACACAATCTTTCCAGCATTTGCACCCATGATGTCAATAGTTGACAGACTCGCAAAAAAGGAAAAGGTCCATCCCAAAGAGAGTATGAGATACGAAATGATGCGATTTTGTACTTTGCGCTCCTACCCAGCCGAGGGAAAACCGTCTGTACTTAAATTTGCAAAAGCAGGTTTCTACTATGCTTCGAACAAGGATGAAGTTATATGTTATTGCTGCGCTAAGCGTATTTCGAACTGGAAACCAGACGATGACCCATATCAGGCTCACAAAAGAATTACGCCGAATTGCAGCTTTATTGTGAACAATGGAGATGTAAACGTCCCAGTTTCAAACGTAACAGTCACTAATGCAAACGATGTTCTTCAGAAGATCATCACCGACCTAGATGATAATAACACTGTTTGGAGATTCGATTCTGAAAACTCTGATAGTGACAGTGAAAACGATATTGcaagtgatgatgatgaaagaAACGAAGACCAAAACAATAGGATTCCGTTAGTTACTGAGAACCACATGAAAGAAACACAATTTGTTCCAAAACAGAACTACAATGTAATAGATACTGTAACTCGGGCTAAGGACAGTGGTTTTGTCAGTCTACCTATAGAACCTACAAATACATCTGTTAGTCTAGAGGAGGATTGCTTCCGGCCGAAACCGCAGGGTGGATTTGCATCAATGGCTCCAATATCAGAGAATAGAACAATAGATCCAACTTTTCAAACTGGAATGGTTTTGCCACTAAATGACTTGAGTACTCACATTAAAACCATCCACACGATTGCCTATCAACCAACACAAAACGACCCACCACGACAGAGAAAATCAAATA GGATATCACGGAGAAGAACACGACGCCAACGCCAATCGCCAGCCCCATCGGATCCCCCCGGAATAGACATACGGAAAGAAAGAGCTGGCGAAACTTCTGCTGCGTATCAGCAAAGTTCTGTTCCTGAACGAAAACCCACAAACAAAACTGCGCAATATCTGAAAATTCCAAAGTATCCCAAATTTTCGACACTTTCTTCAAGAATATCGAGTTTCAACCAGTGCCCAGAAATCCATGTCATGCCAAGAACCCTAGCAGAAGCCGGGTTTTTTTTACGCCGGGATAGGTGA